In Myxocyprinus asiaticus isolate MX2 ecotype Aquarium Trade chromosome 8, UBuf_Myxa_2, whole genome shotgun sequence, a single genomic region encodes these proteins:
- the LOC127445544 gene encoding exocyst complex component 1-like: MSSLLREEMDRVLFRPVGQKLEEFIEIEEQQQGRHFLCVSTKDKVVQISVVRCRRAKQSRSKKLKHYGLEDSYERTETWALEDLTILDGRDPDTDDPSFLMHFDTVRTITAVSCAAKYILARCLLSLSRKYHHTALKLRNFDLTYIQPTSMYSDRGDCMVLSQVCFYAFNLVCLSLCPVPLP, encoded by the exons ATGTCGTCTCTGCTAAGGGAGGAGATGGACAGAGTCTTGTTCAGGCCAGTGGGGCAGAAGCTGGAAGAATTTATAGAAATAGAGGAGCAACAACAGGGACGACATTTCCTCTGTGTTTCTA CTAAGGATAAAGTAGTTCAGATCTCAGTCGTCCGTTGTCGGAGAGCAAAGCAATCACGGAGCAAGAAGCTGAAGCACTATGGGCTGGAGGACAGCTATGAGCGAACAGAGACATGGGCCCTGGAAGATCTGACGATTCTGGATGGTAGAGATCCTGATACG GATGATCCcagttttttaatgcattttgacaCTGTACGGACCATCACAGCAGTGAGCTGTGCTGCGAAATACATCCTGGCCCGCTGTCTACTTTCCCTCAGCAGGAAGTATCACCACACAGCACTTAAGCTGCGGAATTTTGACCTGACATACATTCAACCCACCTCTATGTACTCAGACCGTGGTGACTGTATGGTCCTTTCGCAGGTCTGTTTCTATGCCTTTAATCtggtgtgtctctctctgtgccCTGTGCCTCTGCCATAG